In Lascolabacillus massiliensis, a single genomic region encodes these proteins:
- a CDS encoding RagB/SusD family nutrient uptake outer membrane protein, translated as MNKILIILVAVISVFSLNSCVDMDLVPQDSMTSAQLASDPAGIELTTIGAYRWFRQNRPGLTGGSTSRSVYARNWFQMNEFRGDNVFIAGVTSDPFMKSYEYTDSQTEETTRYFWYASYSILNILNTNIGVATEGTSAYNDHILGENYFLRALVYLNLCDIYARPYTHGANNPAVVLRTENTSPDEEITRATIGEVYAQIESDLKKAIQLMDGYRRSTNASFAWKGSAQGLLSRLYLNMERNQEVVDIVNEMLAGRSAQDVLDPDLATYFTRTQTSEESLWVIGYLSNESPGTSSVASMYLTDPESGTGWGEIYPSDPFYELMTRYAEDDIRWNHFHLYQPLPSSVLYKGEAPKWMANWPVPNPASWYYGLQYRYLDEDENGKFIIFSDKMDEPIDDDFFSNTNTKIYIQEEIVNTYPKYYFMHNNQKIYVTVNPATNNRMSYRKIFNTKLSYQDGNPMLCSYPMIRWAEVILNRAEAYAKLNNPDAALADVNAIRMRAGLSGDQLMTQSNMTARGYNSVLDVVLDERRLELAYEGFRWKDLFRNKKPMDRRYGGTHPWEVIQPDDPRIPHQISGDEMLINPGVLPNER; from the coding sequence ATGAACAAAATATTAATAATATTAGTAGCAGTAATATCAGTTTTTTCGCTGAATTCCTGTGTTGATATGGATTTGGTCCCTCAGGATTCGATGACCTCAGCTCAGCTTGCATCTGATCCTGCAGGTATTGAATTAACAACCATTGGTGCATATAGATGGTTCAGACAAAACCGTCCTGGTTTAACAGGTGGTTCTACAAGTAGAAGTGTTTATGCCAGAAATTGGTTTCAGATGAATGAATTCAGAGGTGATAATGTTTTTATTGCCGGTGTTACATCTGACCCTTTCATGAAATCTTATGAATATACAGATTCTCAAACCGAAGAGACTACACGTTACTTTTGGTATGCATCTTACTCTATACTGAATATTTTAAATACCAATATCGGTGTGGCAACCGAAGGAACCTCAGCATACAACGACCACATACTTGGAGAGAACTACTTCCTTCGTGCCCTGGTATATCTGAATCTTTGTGATATTTATGCACGCCCTTATACTCACGGAGCAAATAATCCGGCTGTAGTACTTCGTACTGAAAATACATCACCTGATGAAGAGATCACCAGAGCTACTATTGGTGAAGTGTATGCACAAATTGAGAGCGACCTTAAGAAAGCTATCCAGCTTATGGATGGTTACCGCAGATCTACAAATGCCAGTTTTGCCTGGAAAGGTTCAGCACAGGGTTTACTGTCAAGACTTTATCTGAACATGGAGAGAAATCAGGAGGTTGTTGATATTGTAAATGAAATGTTGGCCGGAAGATCAGCTCAGGATGTTTTGGATCCTGATCTTGCAACATACTTTACAAGAACACAAACTTCAGAAGAATCTCTATGGGTAATTGGATATCTCTCTAATGAGAGTCCCGGTACAAGTTCTGTAGCATCAATGTATCTTACAGACCCTGAAAGTGGTACAGGATGGGGTGAGATTTACCCATCGGATCCATTCTATGAGTTAATGACACGGTATGCAGAAGATGATATTCGCTGGAATCATTTCCATCTGTACCAACCTCTGCCTTCATCAGTACTTTATAAGGGAGAAGCTCCAAAATGGATGGCTAACTGGCCTGTACCTAACCCTGCCAGCTGGTATTATGGTTTACAATACCGCTACCTGGATGAGGATGAGAATGGTAAATTTATCATATTTAGTGATAAAATGGATGAACCCATTGATGATGACTTCTTCTCAAACACTAATACGAAAATCTATATTCAGGAGGAGATAGTAAATACCTATCCCAAATATTACTTCATGCACAATAATCAAAAGATTTATGTGACTGTAAATCCTGCTACAAATAATCGTATGAGTTACAGGAAGATATTTAATACTAAACTGTCATATCAGGATGGCAATCCTATGTTATGCTCTTACCCTATGATTCGTTGGGCAGAAGTTATACTTAATCGTGCTGAAGCCTATGCGAAATTAAATAATCCTGATGCTGCTTTAGCTGATGTTAATGCAATACGCATGCGTGCAGGACTTTCAGGCGATCAGCTTATGACACAGTCAAACATGACCGCTCGTGGATATAATTCAGTTCTGGATGTAGTGCTTGATGAGCGTCGTCTTGAACTAGCTTATGAAGGATTCCGCTGGAAAGATCTATTTAGAAATAAAAAACCTATGGACCGTCGTTATGGTGGAACTCACCCATGGGAAGTTATTCAACCTGACGATCCACGTATTCCACACCAGATATCAGGAGATGAAATGCTTATTAACCCAGGCGTTTTACCAAATGAGAGATAG
- a CDS encoding amidohydrolase family protein has product MRNLILLVCLSIFPLFGYSQYVTKYPDIPRIDVHSHIGNDYQSIESFLKFREKLLSESEIDLAMMINLDDEQAIDSIFNASNGRIVTAINDFEPQRGLTHSPEDIYVSLKKGYVGYKIWHGPAERRLKEGEEGIRYIDDIAHEPVFAAMEKAGLPGASFHIADPNGPFGNRGKWAADPVEFWRQVVGLEHVLQRHPDLVVIAAHCAWLICQDAQIDYLRYMLSTYPNFYVDLAATFQYFHMVDHSNLRDFLIEYSDRILYGTDVSTIRDAQLSNNIARYNRTFRILETDEMVEGGFFGMNPVKGLNLPREVLEKIYYKNALKLYPGLKEKMTLLGFT; this is encoded by the coding sequence ATGAGAAATCTTATACTTCTTGTTTGCTTAAGCATTTTTCCACTTTTTGGTTATTCTCAGTATGTAACAAAATACCCTGATATTCCAAGAATTGATGTTCATTCACATATTGGAAACGATTACCAGAGCATTGAGAGTTTTCTGAAATTTAGAGAAAAGTTGCTTTCAGAAAGTGAAATTGATCTGGCAATGATGATCAATTTGGATGATGAACAGGCTATAGACTCAATATTTAATGCAAGCAATGGCAGAATAGTTACTGCAATTAATGACTTTGAACCACAAAGAGGTTTAACACATTCTCCTGAAGATATATATGTCAGTTTGAAAAAAGGTTATGTTGGATATAAAATATGGCATGGACCTGCTGAAAGAAGACTAAAAGAGGGAGAGGAAGGTATCAGGTATATTGATGATATTGCTCATGAACCTGTATTTGCAGCAATGGAGAAAGCCGGTCTGCCGGGAGCTTCATTTCATATTGCCGATCCTAATGGACCATTTGGTAACAGAGGGAAATGGGCAGCTGATCCGGTTGAATTTTGGAGGCAGGTTGTAGGTCTGGAGCATGTCTTGCAAAGACATCCTGATCTAGTGGTTATTGCTGCACATTGTGCGTGGCTGATATGTCAGGATGCTCAAATTGACTATCTGAGATATATGTTATCAACATATCCAAACTTCTATGTGGATCTGGCAGCAACATTTCAATATTTCCATATGGTAGATCATTCCAACTTAAGAGATTTTCTGATAGAATACTCGGATCGTATATTATATGGTACTGATGTGAGTACTATTCGTGATGCGCAATTATCTAACAATATTGCGAGGTATAATCGTACTTTCAGAATCCTCGAAACAGATGAAATGGTAGAAGGCGGGTTCTTTGGAATGAATCCTGTAAAAGGACTCAACCTGCCGAGAGAAGTATTAGAAAAAATATATTATAAAAACGCATTAAAACTTTATCCCGGATTGAAAGAAAAAATGACTTTACTGGGATTCACGTAA
- a CDS encoding PKD domain-containing protein, which produces MNLKRLNFLIFVSLLGLVFTSCGEEDSTTPSIAPKASFDFTADELTVTFNNTSENAVSYIWLFGDGNKSTDQHPTHTYTEEGTYEVELFATNSSDETKSTKKSVTVKLNVEEEDEDAMPEVNITLDGKFDDWAEIDEEHLAIAVLDEKNSELHRLKEVRFIADANYIYMYMKMDILHANAMDIYLNTDGDPETGYNSWMWDTGAANYLMQGFIYEDYDMRLAAYDETKGGGWGWLTPNVVEKGMGLMTISEMVQVEDNIYEFEAQILKSLIPNLGDSVSIMIGHSGAEGEDNAWTTSGGLPTVTASGDKNKGLTVRLK; this is translated from the coding sequence ATGAATTTAAAAAGATTAAACTTTCTGATTTTTGTCTCTTTATTGGGACTAGTTTTCACTTCTTGTGGTGAGGAAGATAGTACAACTCCGTCAATTGCACCTAAAGCATCTTTTGACTTTACCGCAGATGAATTGACAGTTACCTTTAACAACACTTCGGAAAATGCAGTTTCCTATATCTGGCTATTTGGAGATGGGAACAAGTCAACTGATCAACACCCAACTCATACATACACAGAAGAGGGTACATACGAAGTTGAACTATTTGCAACGAACAGTTCTGATGAAACCAAATCAACAAAAAAATCTGTAACTGTTAAATTAAACGTTGAAGAAGAAGATGAAGATGCCATGCCTGAAGTAAATATCACATTGGATGGTAAATTTGATGATTGGGCAGAGATTGATGAAGAGCATCTTGCAATTGCAGTTCTTGATGAGAAAAACAGTGAGCTACATCGATTGAAAGAGGTTCGTTTTATTGCTGATGCAAACTATATCTATATGTATATGAAGATGGATATTCTGCATGCTAACGCTATGGATATTTATCTTAATACAGATGGTGATCCTGAAACAGGCTACAATAGCTGGATGTGGGATACCGGTGCAGCAAACTATCTGATGCAAGGATTTATTTACGAAGATTACGATATGAGACTTGCTGCTTATGACGAAACAAAAGGTGGAGGCTGGGGATGGCTTACTCCAAACGTAGTGGAAAAAGGAATGGGACTGATGACTATTTCTGAAATGGTACAAGTGGAAGATAACATTTATGAGTTTGAAGCTCAGATATTGAAAAGTTTGATTCCTAATTTAGGTGATAGCGTAAGTATTATGATTGGACATTCGGGAGCTGAAGGAGAAGATAACGCATGGACTACTTCAGGAGGATTGCCAACTGTAACCGCTTCAGGAGATAAGAACAAAGGTTTAACCGTTAGATTAAAATAA
- a CDS encoding DUF4832 domain-containing protein, which yields MKIKYLLLFFASAFLLSCSETIDTEDNNKDDEYKIEKVEFTESLENFVNPERGFYRFFETSTNNSSVLTQSYLDGIRKEGISLVYTAYTMPAFRDKPISQEYIDRIKTNMKALRENGCKSIVRFRYTNNQDDLPWDAPEDILFGHIEQLRPIFQEYADVIAVLEAGFIGVWGEWYYTDNYNFRPNENEYGPRRKVLDALLEALPKERMVLVRYPAAKLHSFGITYTDTVSLKTAHNQSDLSRVGFHNDCFLADQDDRGTFGGNRNFRKYWEWESKYLPMGGETCQPSSYSECSSALENMAKYHWSFLNLNYHPGVIGDWQTNNCMEEIQRRLGYRFVLTEGTFSNNLTVGDKFEMDLDLMNIGFAAPYNPRNAELILVSKSNSSEKYKFDLGVDPRFWFGGETFNISAKVTITEEMKGKVFDVCLNFPDPQETLSEDPKFSIRLANEDVWDFATGYNKIYTITVK from the coding sequence ATGAAGATTAAATATCTGCTCTTGTTTTTTGCTTCCGCATTTTTACTCAGTTGCAGTGAAACGATAGATACTGAAGACAACAATAAAGATGATGAATATAAAATTGAGAAAGTAGAATTTACAGAATCATTAGAGAATTTTGTTAACCCGGAACGAGGATTCTATAGATTTTTTGAAACAAGTACAAATAATAGTAGTGTTCTTACTCAATCATATCTCGATGGTATAAGAAAAGAAGGCATATCTTTGGTATATACTGCATACACTATGCCCGCCTTTAGAGATAAGCCTATTTCTCAGGAGTATATTGATAGAATTAAAACCAATATGAAAGCTCTTAGAGAAAATGGATGTAAGTCAATTGTAAGATTCAGATATACTAATAATCAGGATGATCTTCCATGGGATGCACCTGAAGATATCCTATTTGGTCATATTGAGCAACTGCGACCGATTTTTCAGGAGTATGCAGATGTTATAGCAGTACTGGAAGCCGGATTTATAGGTGTTTGGGGAGAATGGTATTATACTGATAATTACAACTTCCGCCCAAATGAAAATGAATATGGCCCCCGTCGCAAGGTACTTGATGCACTGCTTGAAGCACTGCCAAAAGAGAGAATGGTTCTGGTTAGATACCCTGCAGCCAAACTTCATAGTTTTGGTATTACTTATACTGACACAGTTTCACTGAAAACGGCACATAATCAGTCGGACTTATCAAGAGTTGGTTTTCATAACGACTGTTTTTTAGCTGATCAGGATGACAGAGGTACTTTTGGTGGTAACAGAAACTTCAGAAAATATTGGGAATGGGAATCCAAATATTTGCCTATGGGAGGTGAAACTTGTCAACCATCATCATACTCAGAATGCAGTAGTGCTTTAGAGAATATGGCTAAATACCATTGGTCGTTCCTTAATTTGAACTATCATCCGGGTGTTATTGGAGACTGGCAAACAAATAATTGTATGGAAGAAATACAAAGACGTCTTGGTTACAGGTTTGTGTTAACAGAAGGTACTTTTTCCAATAACCTTACTGTTGGTGATAAATTCGAAATGGATCTAGACCTAATGAATATTGGTTTTGCAGCACCTTACAACCCAAGAAATGCAGAGCTTATCTTAGTTTCAAAATCAAATTCATCAGAGAAATATAAATTTGATTTAGGCGTTGATCCACGCTTTTGGTTTGGTGGAGAAACATTTAATATATCGGCAAAAGTTACAATCACAGAGGAAATGAAGGGCAAAGTATTTGATGTTTGTCTGAACTTCCCTGATCCACAGGAAACATTATCTGAAGATCCAAAATTTAGTATCAGGCTGGCTAATGAAGATGTTTGGGATTTTGCTACAGGTTATAATAAAATTTATACTATTACAGTAAAGTAA
- a CDS encoding Gfo/Idh/MocA family protein, which produces MTLNRRDFVKRAAAGAGAVMIGEKAFTKTFAAPTILQGEDDRIVRLGIIGVGGMGTNLLRSIVAMPDVQVPAICDISKSALTRALNIVEESGRKRPEGYSNGEYDYRNLINRDDIDAVVIATPWLWHTPMCVEAMRAGKHVAPEVWGASTIEECWELVKTAEETGMQCMMLENHCFDRIEMSALKMVREGLFGEMLHYECSYCHDLRDVKFRPGAEFGEKGEGEARWRTVHSLRRNGDLYPTHGLGPIANYMDDNRGNRMVSLTSTATKSRALHEYIVQKGGDDHPNAELDWMLGDVITTVIKTQRGETITLTHDTNTPRPYSNNMMAQGTKGLWIYHRGLANSVYVDGRSPNHKWEDWEKYIPEFEHPLWKKFMAEGVRGDHGGAGYLKIRSFVECIKRGIPTVIDVYDTAAWIAVTPLTEKSIALGSAPVEFPDFTNGKWLENKPIFGLTDEY; this is translated from the coding sequence ATGACACTAAACAGACGTGATTTTGTTAAAAGAGCTGCTGCAGGGGCAGGAGCTGTAATGATTGGAGAAAAAGCATTTACTAAAACTTTTGCTGCACCTACAATTTTACAGGGTGAAGATGACAGAATTGTAAGATTAGGTATAATTGGAGTAGGGGGCATGGGAACAAATCTCTTAAGATCTATTGTTGCGATGCCGGATGTTCAGGTACCTGCTATTTGCGATATTTCAAAATCAGCACTTACCAGAGCATTAAACATAGTTGAAGAGTCAGGGCGAAAAAGACCCGAAGGTTATTCAAATGGAGAATATGACTACCGAAATCTTATCAATAGAGATGATATAGACGCAGTAGTTATTGCTACTCCCTGGTTGTGGCATACTCCAATGTGTGTTGAAGCAATGAGGGCTGGCAAGCATGTTGCTCCTGAGGTATGGGGAGCTTCTACAATTGAAGAGTGCTGGGAATTGGTGAAAACTGCAGAAGAGACTGGTATGCAGTGTATGATGCTCGAAAACCACTGTTTTGACCGTATAGAGATGTCTGCACTGAAAATGGTAAGAGAAGGACTATTTGGTGAAATGCTTCACTATGAATGCAGTTACTGCCATGATCTAAGAGATGTTAAGTTCCGTCCTGGTGCGGAGTTTGGTGAAAAAGGTGAGGGTGAAGCAAGATGGAGAACAGTACATTCATTGAGAAGGAATGGTGACTTGTATCCTACTCATGGTTTAGGACCTATTGCAAACTATATGGATGATAATAGAGGTAACCGAATGGTGTCTCTTACATCAACTGCAACAAAATCGAGAGCGCTTCATGAATATATCGTCCAAAAAGGTGGTGATGATCATCCTAATGCAGAACTTGACTGGATGTTGGGTGATGTGATTACTACTGTGATAAAAACCCAGAGAGGGGAGACCATAACTCTTACTCATGATACAAATACTCCCAGACCTTATTCTAACAATATGATGGCGCAGGGAACCAAAGGACTTTGGATTTATCACAGAGGATTGGCCAACTCGGTATATGTTGATGGCAGAAGTCCAAACCACAAATGGGAGGATTGGGAAAAATATATACCTGAATTTGAACATCCATTGTGGAAAAAATTCATGGCTGAAGGAGTCCGCGGTGATCATGGCGGTGCAGGATATCTTAAAATACGTTCATTTGTAGAGTGTATTAAAAGAGGTATACCTACAGTAATTGATGTTTATGACACAGCAGCCTGGATTGCAGTCACACCACTTACAGAGAAATCAATTGCTTTAGGTAGTGCACCAGTTGAATTCCCTGATTTTACAAATGGAAAATGGTTAGAAAACAAACCAATATTTGGTTTGACAGATGAGTATTGA
- a CDS encoding D-tagatose-bisphosphate aldolase, class II, non-catalytic subunit, which translates to MKSSLEAFLELMEANRNGLAKGIYSVCTAHPEVLEASFKQAKRDKSLLLIESTSNQVDQYGGYTGMKPLDFVEFINGIAEKTDFPKEMILLGGDHLGPNPWRKLPAAEAMDKAKVLIAEYVKAGFQKIHLDTSMFCADDEGDRTKPLSDEIVAERAAILCKVAEDTWAEYRKDFHKPVYIIGTEVPVPGGAQEEEDEVVPTSPSDAKETIAVTNKHFLKVGLEDAWNRVIGVVVQPGVEFSDDRIFAFQPEKAEELSKNILEYDRLVYEAHSTDYQTEDMLRKLVEGHFCILKVGPWLTYAYREALLSLEAMEVELLGADDPNLSRLSEILEKTMINEPKYWEPYYHGDDKQKAFKRKYSFSDRVRYYWPVKDIEEAKKRLFNNLSEIEIPLSLLSQYMPAQFYQVCKGSIKANPTDLVHSHINTVTGIYSRACGLSD; encoded by the coding sequence ATGAAAAGTTCTTTAGAGGCATTTCTTGAGTTGATGGAGGCAAACCGAAATGGTTTGGCAAAGGGTATTTACTCTGTGTGTACAGCTCATCCCGAAGTATTGGAAGCCAGTTTTAAACAGGCAAAGCGAGATAAATCGCTCCTGCTTATTGAATCTACATCAAATCAAGTTGATCAATATGGTGGGTATACAGGAATGAAGCCTCTTGATTTTGTTGAATTTATCAATGGGATAGCAGAGAAAACTGACTTTCCTAAAGAGATGATATTACTTGGTGGTGATCATTTAGGACCAAACCCTTGGAGAAAACTGCCTGCTGCAGAAGCCATGGATAAAGCTAAAGTGCTTATTGCAGAATATGTTAAAGCTGGTTTTCAGAAGATACATTTGGATACAAGTATGTTTTGTGCTGATGATGAGGGAGATAGGACAAAACCATTATCTGATGAGATTGTAGCTGAAAGAGCTGCGATACTTTGTAAAGTAGCTGAAGATACATGGGCAGAATACAGAAAAGATTTCCATAAACCAGTATATATTATAGGTACTGAAGTGCCGGTGCCAGGTGGGGCTCAAGAGGAAGAAGATGAGGTTGTACCAACTTCTCCATCAGATGCCAAAGAAACTATAGCTGTAACTAATAAACACTTCCTGAAAGTGGGCTTGGAAGATGCGTGGAATAGAGTAATTGGAGTAGTTGTTCAACCTGGAGTGGAATTCAGTGATGACCGCATATTTGCATTTCAACCAGAGAAGGCAGAAGAGTTAAGTAAAAATATTTTGGAGTATGATCGACTTGTTTATGAAGCTCATTCAACTGATTATCAGACTGAGGATATGCTTAGAAAACTGGTTGAAGGTCACTTTTGTATATTAAAGGTTGGTCCATGGTTAACATATGCTTACCGTGAAGCCTTACTGTCACTTGAGGCTATGGAGGTTGAATTATTGGGTGCAGATGATCCAAACCTATCAAGGTTGAGTGAAATCCTGGAAAAGACAATGATCAACGAGCCAAAATACTGGGAACCATACTATCATGGAGATGATAAACAAAAAGCTTTTAAAAGAAAATATAGTTTTTCAGATAGGGTTAGATATTACTGGCCAGTAAAGGATATAGAAGAGGCAAAAAAGAGGTTGTTCAATAATCTAAGTGAAATAGAAATTCCATTATCGCTTTTGAGTCAATATATGCCTGCTCAGTTTTATCAGGTATGTAAAGGTTCAATAAAAGCTAATCCAACTGACCTGGTTCATAGTCATATAAATACGGTAACAGGTATATATTCACGAGCTTGCGGTTTATCAGATTAA
- a CDS encoding DJ-1/PfpI family protein yields MKNISYLLYLLVIVAVLTNCSEKRNSGNINVAVLLTEGFHGEETYIPIGYLINKGINVTVIGPKKGTVQSWDKVYSIEIEKALGDISIDDFDMLIIPGGSSPAKMREIPEVVDFTINFYNTGKTVASICHGPQLLAATGILNGVNATGVSDIQEELEAAGAFYINEAVVVDNNLITSRDPDDIPSFIVAVADAVFNQK; encoded by the coding sequence ATGAAGAATATTAGTTATCTACTTTACTTATTAGTAATTGTTGCTGTTTTAACCAATTGTTCGGAAAAAAGAAACAGTGGAAATATTAATGTAGCTGTACTCCTCACCGAAGGTTTTCATGGGGAAGAGACATATATTCCAATAGGCTATCTTATTAATAAAGGGATTAATGTTACTGTTATTGGTCCGAAAAAAGGAACAGTTCAGTCTTGGGACAAAGTGTATAGCATTGAAATAGAAAAAGCTTTGGGTGATATCTCAATTGATGACTTTGATATGTTAATTATACCAGGAGGTAGTTCACCGGCAAAAATGAGAGAGATACCTGAAGTTGTGGATTTCACAATTAATTTCTACAATACTGGTAAAACGGTGGCCTCGATATGTCATGGACCTCAGTTGCTTGCAGCAACCGGAATACTTAATGGTGTGAATGCAACTGGTGTAAGTGATATTCAGGAAGAGCTGGAAGCAGCCGGGGCCTTTTATATAAACGAAGCAGTTGTAGTGGATAATAATCTTATTACCTCAAGAGATCCTGATGACATACCATCATTTATTGTTGCAGTAGCAGATGCTGTATTCAACCAAAAATGA
- a CDS encoding DUF4230 domain-containing protein, translating to MRNISIPTIFFFLTTVILGFALLINNNKRADYPGYSSSTIMNRITHIQELALVKHNYTGVISYKDYMKFLNINIPLTDKYFLLKYNGYLKAGVDFSRVKIDVQNDSTIHVSIPKPKILDTVIDEKSVEVFNESENAFNPIKISDYNEALTREKNNMIKDAIDQGILSDATEQAKIVLRTMLEEMGFSQIYITEELIIPQIH from the coding sequence ATGAGGAATATATCTATACCAACCATTTTCTTCTTTTTAACTACAGTTATACTAGGTTTTGCTCTTCTTATCAATAACAATAAGAGGGCAGATTATCCTGGATATAGCAGCTCCACAATTATGAACCGAATTACTCATATACAAGAGTTGGCACTGGTTAAACATAATTACACGGGAGTAATTAGCTACAAAGACTATATGAAGTTCCTCAATATCAATATTCCACTAACAGATAAGTATTTTCTTTTAAAGTATAATGGATACCTAAAAGCGGGTGTAGATTTCAGTCGTGTAAAGATTGATGTTCAAAATGATTCTACTATACATGTATCAATACCGAAGCCTAAGATTTTAGACACTGTTATTGATGAGAAGTCAGTTGAGGTATTCAATGAAAGTGAGAATGCTTTTAATCCCATAAAAATTTCTGATTATAATGAAGCGCTTACAAGAGAAAAGAATAACATGATAAAAGATGCTATCGATCAGGGAATTTTGTCAGATGCTACAGAGCAGGCAAAAATTGTGCTGAGAACAATGCTTGAAGAAATGGGATTTTCTCAAATATATATTACTGAAGAATTAATCATACCACAAATACATTAA
- a CDS encoding GNAT family N-acetyltransferase, translated as MDYLRIEIDDKERWDKVWELYEKSFPDAERRKKNDHLRAFEDERFFPLSAWEGQQLIGIMFFWEWESYRYLEHLAVNPELRGHGYGSQLLRHLRDSEHTIILEIDPLNNELSVRRLQFYERAGYTLTPYRFVHLPYRIEGQKQELLILSYPEMISKEQHNDFLKFVNEVVIQYCEGYNPLQ; from the coding sequence ATGGATTACTTAAGGATTGAGATCGACGATAAAGAGCGATGGGACAAAGTATGGGAGTTGTATGAAAAAAGCTTTCCTGATGCAGAACGTAGAAAAAAGAATGATCATCTACGAGCATTTGAGGATGAGCGTTTTTTTCCATTATCTGCATGGGAAGGCCAACAACTTATTGGTATAATGTTCTTCTGGGAATGGGAGTCGTATCGTTATCTTGAACATCTGGCGGTTAATCCGGAACTTCGTGGCCATGGCTATGGTTCTCAGCTTCTTCGACATTTACGTGATTCAGAACATACTATTATTCTTGAGATTGATCCTCTGAACAATGAACTTTCTGTTAGGAGGTTACAGTTTTACGAGCGCGCTGGCTATACACTAACTCCATACAGGTTTGTTCATTTACCATATAGAATAGAAGGTCAAAAACAGGAGTTGCTAATCTTAAGCTATCCTGAAATGATAAGTAAGGAGCAACACAATGATTTCCTGAAATTTGTAAATGAAGTAGTGATACAATATTGTGAGGGATACAACCCACTTCAATAA
- a CDS encoding DsbA family oxidoreductase, whose amino-acid sequence MESNKMKIEVWTDIMCPYCYIGKIHYEKALKQFEHADEVELEWKAFQLDTSLPDNGNGIPVEEYLIYQAGYPAEGIKSMYNSLRKLSDEAGVVFNLENAIAANTRDAHRLIKLASKKGVDSIVLNKLSKAYFEEAKDYSDRNLLLTIGAEAGLSKNEIIEMLDSDDYKYEIKQDMQEAANLGFDTVPTFLMDRRQAIVGSEPVQLFLDVLYKSYKAWKNRTNKVAETEVIKGKSCSIDGTCDI is encoded by the coding sequence ATGGAATCAAATAAAATGAAAATTGAAGTTTGGACTGATATTATGTGTCCATACTGCTATATTGGTAAAATACATTATGAGAAAGCATTAAAACAGTTTGAACATGCAGATGAAGTAGAACTAGAATGGAAAGCTTTTCAACTTGACACCAGTCTGCCGGATAATGGTAATGGAATACCTGTTGAGGAATATTTAATTTATCAAGCAGGTTATCCTGCGGAAGGAATTAAAAGTATGTACAACTCATTAAGAAAACTTTCAGATGAAGCAGGTGTTGTTTTTAATCTGGAAAATGCAATAGCAGCAAATACTCGTGATGCACACCGACTTATAAAATTAGCATCAAAAAAAGGAGTTGATTCTATTGTTCTGAATAAATTATCTAAAGCATATTTCGAAGAAGCAAAGGATTACAGCGACAGAAATCTGCTTTTAACAATAGGAGCAGAGGCTGGATTAAGCAAAAATGAGATAATTGAGATGCTTGATAGTGATGATTATAAATATGAAATAAAACAGGATATGCAGGAAGCAGCTAATCTTGGATTTGATACTGTTCCAACATTTCTGATGGACAGAAGACAGGCTATTGTAGGTTCAGAACCTGTTCAGTTGTTTCTTGATGTTTTGTACAAATCGTATAAAGCATGGAAAAATCGCACCAATAAAGTTGCTGAGACTGAAGTTATAAAAGGTAAATCCTGTTCAATTGACGGTACCTGTGATATTTAA